In Candidatus Delongbacteria bacterium, one genomic interval encodes:
- a CDS encoding PAS domain-containing methyl-accepting chemotaxis protein — protein sequence MKHLRMDVLLVLVLGVFALGGWLSAGEEHALIVEMALPLGLVSVVFVLIYNMALWRIRRRVEGLVDAIREGRLNERLDPASVASDLRPLVLALHDVADSFTSLLNDLPIPLITIDGSFRLQYANGMALAVGKVKDMEHAPVHCHEMFQAEHCNTEKCALGRCMKSGKGEAGSQVARPAGQHFEIDYQAVPLKSADGRVRGAVEIIIDRTALNRQQEQMRQVSAYQSVEVKRLSHCLDQLAAGDLTTAYHTAKGNENTTEVHERFTGIATVFNSAVGSIASTMGKVRSSILVLSNSAEELSVTARELLSRSHEMSTGSDAATQTTGEVSHRITSIASAAEELSVNTRTVSGTASGISNNMNSVAAAIEEISSSIGSIVRHAEEGWQVSQQASGLVGEATRTMETLGLSAKEIGQVTKVIESIADQTNLLALNATIEAARAGEAGKGFSVVAGEIKELARQSANAAKDIGQRINGVQQSSNNAVSAIAGIEGIIHTVSSSVESIRSSVQEQNSAVNEISSHVADVTQGVGQIANSINESAEGAVAISRDVNEAARGARITAETMDGVSGRILQTTSGATQMENAAQELARLAVELEAMAVQFKLDEPSLQRVSALEA from the coding sequence ATGAAGCATTTGAGAATGGACGTGTTGCTGGTCTTGGTCCTCGGGGTGTTCGCCCTTGGGGGCTGGCTCAGTGCGGGTGAGGAACATGCCCTGATCGTGGAAATGGCCCTGCCCCTGGGGCTGGTCAGCGTCGTTTTCGTGCTCATCTACAACATGGCCCTCTGGCGCATCCGTCGCCGTGTGGAGGGTCTGGTGGATGCCATCCGCGAAGGGCGGCTGAACGAGCGTCTCGACCCTGCCAGCGTGGCCAGCGATCTGCGTCCGCTGGTGCTGGCACTGCACGACGTGGCCGATTCCTTCACGAGCCTGCTCAACGATCTGCCAATTCCGCTGATCACCATCGATGGGTCCTTCCGATTGCAGTACGCGAACGGCATGGCTCTGGCCGTAGGAAAGGTGAAGGACATGGAGCACGCTCCCGTGCATTGCCATGAGATGTTCCAGGCCGAGCACTGCAACACGGAAAAGTGCGCGCTGGGGCGTTGCATGAAGAGTGGCAAGGGGGAAGCCGGATCGCAGGTGGCTCGGCCCGCGGGGCAGCATTTCGAGATCGACTACCAGGCGGTGCCACTGAAGTCCGCTGATGGCCGTGTACGCGGGGCGGTGGAAATCATCATCGATCGCACGGCGCTCAATCGCCAGCAGGAGCAGATGCGCCAGGTGAGCGCCTACCAGAGCGTGGAAGTCAAGCGGCTCTCGCACTGCCTGGACCAGCTGGCCGCCGGTGACCTGACCACCGCGTATCACACGGCCAAGGGCAACGAGAACACCACCGAGGTTCACGAGCGCTTCACGGGCATCGCCACGGTCTTCAACAGTGCGGTCGGCAGCATCGCCTCGACCATGGGCAAGGTACGCTCCAGCATTCTCGTGCTCTCCAATTCGGCGGAAGAACTGTCGGTGACCGCGCGCGAACTGCTCTCGCGCAGCCACGAGATGAGCACGGGGTCCGACGCCGCGACCCAGACCACCGGAGAAGTCTCGCACCGCATCACCAGCATCGCCAGCGCGGCCGAGGAACTGAGCGTGAACACGCGGACCGTTTCGGGCACGGCTTCCGGCATCTCCAACAACATGAACAGCGTGGCCGCGGCCATTGAAGAGATCTCCAGTTCCATCGGCAGCATCGTGCGTCACGCCGAGGAAGGCTGGCAGGTCAGTCAGCAGGCCAGCGGGCTGGTGGGCGAAGCGACACGCACCATGGAAACCCTGGGTCTCTCGGCCAAGGAGATCGGTCAGGTCACCAAGGTCATCGAGAGCATTGCCGACCAGACCAATCTGCTGGCGCTGAACGCCACCATCGAAGCGGCCCGCGCGGGTGAGGCGGGCAAGGGCTTCTCGGTGGTCGCCGGCGAGATCAAGGAACTGGCGCGCCAGAGCGCCAACGCGGCAAAGGACATCGGCCAGCGGATCAACGGGGTACAGCAGAGCAGCAACAATGCGGTGAGTGCCATTGCCGGCATCGAAGGCATCATCCACACGGTCAGTTCCTCGGTGGAAAGCATCCGCAGCTCGGTGCAGGAACAGAATTCGGCCGTGAACGAAATCAGCAGCCACGTGGCCGACGTGACTCAGGGAGTGGGCCAGATCGCCAACTCGATCAACGAAAGTGCCGAAGGAGCGGTGGCCATCTCGCGTGATGTCAACGAAGCGGCGCGCGGAGCACGGATCACGGCGGAGACCATGGACGGTGTCTCGGGCCGGATCCTCCAGACCACCAGTGGCGCAACCCAGATGGAGAATGCGGCCCAGGAACTGGCGCGTCTCGCCGTCGAACTGGAAGCGATGGCCGTGCAGTTCAAGCTGGATGAGCCCAGCCTGCAGCGCGTTTCGGCTCTGGAGGCCTGA
- a CDS encoding MTH1187 family thiamine-binding protein — protein sequence MHVLLDLSVVPLGVGISLSPYVAACEKILRAAGLNARLHAYGTNIEGEWDEVFAAVRACHEELHRMGAPRVTTSIRMGTRTDRVQGLDDKVRSVEDKLT from the coding sequence ATGCATGTGCTGCTGGACCTGAGCGTCGTGCCACTGGGCGTGGGCATTTCCTTGTCGCCTTATGTGGCGGCCTGCGAGAAGATTCTGCGCGCAGCGGGGCTGAATGCCCGCCTGCACGCCTACGGCACCAACATCGAAGGGGAATGGGACGAGGTCTTTGCCGCGGTGAGGGCCTGCCACGAGGAACTGCACCGGATGGGTGCACCCCGTGTCACCACCTCGATCCGGATGGGCACCCGCACCGATCGGGTCCAGGGCCTGGACGACAAGGTGCGCAGCGTGGAAGACAAACTGACCTGA